A single region of the Bacillus cereus genome encodes:
- a CDS encoding septation ring formation regulator EzrA — MNKEKFLQELNNLQYSDDFVDDDINDEKIDEKKINRTKEVVTKKILMKRCHEVVQEGLQGREEILYSMFAENPRVKNWQTGTAMSLGVGVLAMNFGINNMLIVTNERLYVFFVDRYYNDVDLKVCLLNEIASMKTILDRKGGSEFLYIKYKNNREYVLLGNADDYRELFQIVGGLKIASGIELRLQDKKLKRQLTLKRSVFNIIMYSIVIYFMYKAYINFIPH; from the coding sequence ATGAATAAAGAAAAGTTCCTTCAGGAATTAAATAATTTGCAGTATAGTGATGATTTTGTAGATGACGATATAAATGATGAAAAAATAGATGAAAAGAAAATAAATCGTACAAAAGAAGTTGTAACAAAAAAAATTTTAATGAAGCGATGTCATGAGGTTGTACAAGAAGGATTACAGGGAAGGGAAGAAATTTTATATAGTATGTTTGCTGAAAATCCTCGCGTGAAAAATTGGCAGACAGGAACAGCGATGAGCTTAGGGGTAGGCGTTCTTGCGATGAACTTCGGTATTAATAATATGCTAATCGTTACAAATGAACGATTGTACGTGTTTTTTGTTGATCGTTATTATAATGACGTTGATCTAAAAGTATGTTTATTAAATGAAATAGCTTCTATGAAAACAATATTAGACCGTAAAGGTGGAAGTGAATTTCTATATATAAAGTATAAAAATAATAGAGAATACGTATTGTTAGGAAATGCTGATGATTACAGAGAGCTATTTCAAATAGTAGGTGGATTGAAAATAGCAAGCGGAATAGAACTAAGGTTACAGGATAAGAAATTAAAGAGACAGTTAACTTTAAAACGAAGTGTGTTTAATATAATCATGTATTCAATTGTTATATACTTTATGTACAAAGCTTATATTAATTTTATCCCGCATTAA
- a CDS encoding sigma-70 family RNA polymerase sigma factor — MIRVKDIEIVEGLRKQDMLALHTVIDQYGDLIYKVVHSVLDTAQSKVLVDECVDDILLIVWYNINSYDENRGKFRNWLISVAKFKAIDYKRKSNKVYQLQEFQQDIYVEGKNVNLTKEELDCNFFVLIKELNEEDKKIFIKRYLDEYSVQEIALEFGMTRDTVYSRLSRGRKKLKKMLGGNRDE; from the coding sequence GTGATAAGGGTGAAGGACATAGAAATAGTAGAAGGTCTTCGAAAACAAGATATGTTAGCGTTACATACAGTCATTGATCAATATGGAGATTTAATTTATAAGGTGGTTCATAGTGTTTTAGATACGGCACAGAGTAAGGTGCTAGTGGATGAATGTGTTGACGATATTTTATTAATCGTTTGGTACAACATTAATAGTTATGATGAAAATCGTGGGAAGTTTAGAAATTGGCTTATATCTGTTGCGAAATTTAAAGCCATTGATTATAAACGAAAAAGTAATAAGGTCTATCAATTACAAGAGTTTCAGCAAGACATATATGTAGAAGGAAAAAATGTTAATTTAACAAAAGAAGAGCTAGATTGTAATTTTTTCGTTTTGATTAAAGAATTGAACGAAGAAGATAAGAAAATTTTTATAAAAAGGTATTTAGATGAATATAGTGTACAAGAAATAGCGCTTGAGTTCGGTATGACACGAGATACGGTGTATAGCAGGCTTTCAAGAGGGAGAAAAAAATTGAAGAAGATGTTGGGAGGGAATAGGGATGAATAA